A single region of the Labeo rohita strain BAU-BD-2019 chromosome 3, IGBB_LRoh.1.0, whole genome shotgun sequence genome encodes:
- the mchr1b gene encoding melanin-concentrating hormone receptor 1, producing the protein MDFNVTPTENSSDDFNSSQHLKADTDEQYHNVLMPSIYGVICFVGIIGNCIVIYTIVKKNKFRAQQTVPDIFIFSLSIADLLFLLGMPFLIHQLVGNGSWCFGATMCTVITALDSNSQIVSTYILTVMTLDRYLATVHPIRFNHIRTPCVAVAVVGLVWILSLLSITPVWMYAGLMPLRDGSVGCALLLPNPATDTYWFTLYQFVLAFALPLVIICVVFFKILQNMAATVAPLPQHSLRVRTRKVTRMAVAICLAFFICWAPHYILQLAHLSVQRPSYAFLYAYNVAISMGYANSCINPLLYIMLSETFKRQFIVAIRPAHKDFRVDPADGSVSLRLAPDGGQQSQSSRELLPVTVAVH; encoded by the exons ATGGATTTCAACGTGACCCCCACTGAGAATTCAAGTGATGATTTTAATTCATCTCAACATCTGAAAGCAg ACACTGATGAACAATATCACAATGTTCTAATGCCAAGCATTTATGGAGTCATCTGCTTCGTCGGCATAATAGGCAACTGCATCGTCATCTACACcattgtcaaaaaaaataaattcagggCGCAACAGACGGTGCCTGACATCTTTATCTTCAGCCTATCGATTGCAGATCTTCTGTTTCTCCTAGGCATGCCATTCCTCATCCACCAGCTAGTGGGAAACGGCTCGTGGTGTTTCGGCGCCACCATGTGCACCGTTATCACAGCGCTGGACTCCAACAGCCAGATCGTGAGCACCTACATTTTAACAGTCATGACTTTGGATCGATACTTGGCGACGGTTCACCCCATCCGCTTCAACCACATACGCACTCCATGCGTGGCCGTGGCGGTCGTGGGCCTGGTGTGGATTCTCTCACTCCTGTCCATCACGCCGGTGTGGATGTACGCCGGCCTCATGCCCCTGCGGGATGGATCGGTGGGATGCGCATTGCTCCTTCCTAATCCGGCGACAGACACGTACTGGTTTACTCTCTACCAGTTTGTGCTGGCGTTCGCTCTGCCGTTGGTGATCATTTGCGTGGTGTTTTTTAAGATCCTCCAAAACATGGCCGCCACGGTGGCCCCGCTTCCCCAGCACAGCCTTCGCGTGCGCACTAGAAAGGTCACTCGGATGGCCGTCGCCATATGCCTGGCGTTCTTCATTTGCTGGGCGCCTCATTACATCTTGCAGTTGGCACATTTGAGCGTGCAGCGGCCCAGTTACGCTTTTCTGTACGCCTATAATGTCGCCATTAGCATGGGCTACGCCAACAGTTGCATTAACCCCCTGCTCTACATCATGCTGAGCGAAACCTTCAAAAGACAGTTCATTGTAGCTATCCGTCCGGCACACAAAGACTTCAGGGTTGATCCGGCTGACGGGAGTGTGAGTCTCCGTCTGGCCCCCGACGGAGGGCAGCAGTCTCAGTCCTCTCGAGAGCTGCTGCCAGTTACTGTTGCTGTGCATTGA